Proteins from a single region of Alphaproteobacteria bacterium:
- a CDS encoding YihY family inner membrane protein has protein sequence MHERWKERLRDGLSFPAFVLRRFGQDDCLRVAASLSYTSLLALVPLLTIAFAIFSAFPVFEEVEAQVRTEILGVLVPHAGANIDSHVAAFIDNTRKLTGVGIAALGVTALLLFVTIENAFNRIWRVKRPRGILFRLTTFWAILTLAPLLIGASLSLNGQLQEAASVLGADQVATAAGLGPQGVLRQLIPLALQIAAFSVIFILLPNRRVTALHAVSGAVVAAVFFQLLKFGFGQYVRGASYETVYGALATLPLFLIWMYLSWAVVLLGAVVTASVPEWRIEKYAGRDISGRYADRLERTLAVLGALRQAHRAGRQIRVPGVAAASGLKRGVAERTLETLQEIDWARGFSAGAWMLARDLGDVTLNDLCVALGMGIPEDSFHPFQSRQAELDAWRQTLHPVLDQARRSQQETLGMSVAELLDRQAKDRTAGEEAAQ, from the coding sequence ATGCATGAGCGGTGGAAAGAGCGCCTGAGGGACGGGCTGTCCTTCCCCGCCTTCGTCCTGCGGCGGTTCGGGCAGGATGACTGCCTGCGCGTCGCCGCCTCTCTCAGCTACACGTCGCTGCTTGCCCTGGTGCCGCTCCTGACAATTGCGTTCGCCATCTTTTCGGCCTTTCCCGTCTTCGAGGAGGTCGAGGCGCAGGTCCGCACCGAGATCCTGGGCGTTCTGGTTCCCCATGCGGGGGCCAATATCGATTCCCACGTTGCCGCTTTCATCGACAACACCCGCAAGCTGACCGGGGTCGGCATCGCTGCTTTGGGCGTCACGGCCCTCTTGTTGTTCGTAACGATCGAGAACGCCTTCAATCGAATTTGGCGGGTCAAGCGCCCCCGGGGGATCCTGTTCCGGCTCACCACTTTCTGGGCAATCCTGACTCTGGCGCCGCTTCTGATCGGAGCCAGCCTGTCACTGAATGGCCAGTTGCAGGAAGCGGCCAGTGTCCTGGGCGCGGACCAGGTCGCCACGGCGGCGGGCCTCGGGCCACAGGGTGTATTGCGCCAGCTTATCCCGCTCGCTCTTCAGATAGCCGCCTTCAGCGTCATTTTCATTCTGCTCCCCAATCGGCGTGTGACTGCGCTGCACGCGGTCTCGGGCGCGGTGGTGGCGGCAGTATTTTTCCAGCTTCTCAAGTTCGGGTTCGGCCAGTATGTCCGCGGCGCCTCTTACGAAACCGTGTACGGCGCGCTGGCGACCCTGCCCCTGTTCCTGATCTGGATGTATCTGTCCTGGGCGGTGGTGTTGCTTGGTGCCGTGGTCACCGCCTCGGTGCCGGAATGGCGGATCGAGAAATATGCCGGCCGCGATATCTCGGGGCGTTATGCCGACAGGCTCGAGCGGACTCTCGCCGTGCTGGGAGCCTTGCGTCAGGCGCACCGGGCCGGCCGGCAGATCCGGGTGCCGGGTGTGGCGGCGGCCTCCGGCCTCAAGCGGGGGGTGGCGGAACGGACGCTTGAGACCCTGCAGGAAATCGACTGGGCGCGCGGCTTTTCGGCGGGCGCCTGGATGCTGGCCCGCGACCTGGGCGACGTCACGTTGAACGATCTTTGCGTCGCACTCGGCATGGGCATCCCCGAGGACAGTTTCCACCCCTTCCAGTCTCGCCAGGCCGAGCTCGACGCCTGGCGCCAGACCCTGCATCCGGTCCTCGATCAGGCGCGGCGCTCACAGCAGGAAACCCTGGGCATGAGCGTGGCCGAACTCCTCGATCGGCAGGCGAAGGACCGGACGGCCGGGGAAGAGGCGGCCCAGTAA
- the fabI gene encoding enoyl-ACP reductase FabI — translation MSDGRGIMAGRKGLILGIANDRSIAWGIAKAIAEAGADLAVTFQNAALEKRVRPLAEQLGASLVLPCDVGDETSLDQLFATVEKEWGKLDFLVHAVAFSDKEELKGGYLDTTRENFRQTMDISCYSFTACCRRAAPLMRDGGSMVTLTYFGAERVMPHYNVMGVAKAALEASVKYLAMDLGDRAVRVNAISAGPIKTLAASGIGDFRYILKWNEYNSPLRRNVSIDEVGGSALYLVSDLSSGVTGEIHHVDCGYNIVGMKRTDAPDISVV, via the coding sequence ATGAGCGACGGACGCGGAATCATGGCGGGCCGCAAGGGCCTCATCCTGGGCATAGCAAATGATCGCTCTATCGCCTGGGGCATTGCAAAGGCCATCGCGGAAGCGGGCGCCGATCTGGCCGTGACGTTTCAGAATGCGGCGCTCGAAAAACGCGTCCGCCCCTTGGCGGAACAGCTCGGCGCCAGTCTGGTGCTGCCCTGCGATGTCGGCGACGAGACCAGCCTCGACCAGCTCTTTGCCACGGTCGAAAAGGAATGGGGCAAACTCGATTTCCTGGTTCATGCAGTCGCATTTTCCGACAAGGAAGAACTGAAGGGCGGTTATCTCGATACCACGCGAGAGAACTTCCGCCAGACGATGGATATCTCGTGTTATTCGTTCACCGCCTGCTGCCGGCGCGCCGCGCCGCTCATGCGGGACGGCGGCAGCATGGTCACGCTGACCTATTTCGGCGCCGAACGGGTCATGCCGCATTACAATGTGATGGGCGTGGCCAAGGCGGCACTCGAGGCCAGCGTCAAGTATCTGGCCATGGATCTCGGCGATCGCGCGGTCCGCGTAAACGCGATCTCTGCCGGTCCGATCAAGACCCTGGCGGCTTCGGGCATCGGTGATTTTCGCTATATCCTGAAGTGGAACGAATACAACTCACCCCTGCGGCGCAATGTCTCGATCGACGAGGTGGGCGGCAGCGCCCTGTATCTCGTGAGTGACTTGTCCTCGGGCGTTACCGGCGAAATCCACCACGTCGATTGCGGCTACAACATTGTCGGTATGAAGCGCACGGACGCCCCCGACATTTCGGTGGTTTAG